Proteins found in one Thiohalomonas denitrificans genomic segment:
- a CDS encoding PAS domain-containing protein has translation MPAALPATEEPSLLVITWEVTEHVRAQEALNAGKTRLAAAETRFRQKAVELELIYRSVPVGLAILDPSLRYLRINQQLADIHGLSVQAHIGKTIWEVVPNIADQLASKR, from the coding sequence TTGCCCGCGGCACTCCCAGCGACCGAGGAGCCGTCTCTGCTGGTCATCACCTGGGAGGTGACAGAGCACGTGCGGGCTCAAGAGGCGCTGAACGCGGGCAAGACACGGCTTGCCGCCGCAGAGACACGCTTTCGGCAAAAGGCGGTCGAGTTGGAGCTAATCTACCGCAGTGTCCCGGTCGGCCTGGCCATTCTCGACCCCAGCTTACGTTACCTCCGCATCAATCAGCAGCTTGCCGATATACACGGCCTTTCCGTGCAGGCGCACATTGGGAAAACCATTTGGGAAGTCGTGCCAAATATAGCCGACCAGCTCGCTTCAAAAAGGTAA
- a CDS encoding sensor histidine kinase gives MTSRDGSSVAGSAAGNADSAGSSRAVQVFYHLIANALEHNDKPEGHVWISGRDVGAFHEFSVADNGPGISKEYQERVFEIFQRLDPSKGAGIGIGLAITKKLAEGAGGQIEVDSKSGKGATFRFTWPKQMETTML, from the coding sequence ATGACCAGCAGAGACGGCTCCTCGGTCGCTGGGAGTGCCGCGGGCAACGCTGACTCGGCTGGTTCGTCGCGGGCGGTGCAGGTTTTCTATCATTTGATAGCAAACGCGCTGGAGCACAATGACAAGCCTGAAGGTCACGTGTGGATCTCGGGGCGAGACGTTGGAGCGTTCCATGAGTTTTCCGTAGCCGACAACGGCCCCGGCATTTCGAAAGAGTATCAGGAGCGCGTATTCGAGATCTTTCAACGCCTCGACCCTTCCAAAGGAGCGGGCATAGGCATCGGACTGGCCATCACAAAAAAGCTGGCAGAGGGCGCTGGCGGGCAAATCGAAGTCGATTCAAAGTCGGGCAAAGGGGCCACTTTCCGTTTCACCTGGCCAAAGCAAATGGAAACAACAATGCTCTGA
- a CDS encoding diguanylate cyclase yields MSDLTADEMKALKREVEALRAERDACRKSSERYRALFESMIEGFGLAEIILDEQGRPYDYRLLEVNEAFGRLTGFPPHVAEGKTARELVPGVEPLWIEAYGRVALTGEPARFEAYAEGLGKWFEVFAYRTAPGQFAHLFTNITERKLAEQTLRESEARYRQQAIELETIYGQAPVGLCVFDTGLRFQRVNQRLAEINGVPIESHLGRTVREVVPALAEQVEQVAGKILETGEPVLNVEISGETAAHPGVERFWIENWLPLKDEAGNIWGINVLAEEITERKRLEESRRRETEFRTLAEHTPDNVVRLDRSLRYLYVNPATVASTGIPRETFLGKTDRELGIPEALVADWQPRTRRVFDTGQEEKVEFTFLTPQGERYFESHLVPEFGRDGRVETVLAVTRDLTERKRAAEALERTAHKLGERNKELRCLYSVASLTHRRDRPLDEILRGTVNALVPAYQYPEITCARITVEGASYHTEPFAQTVWRQAEVIGVDGQSVGELEVFYREERPPAQEGPFLTEERAILRAVADLLDRALLERREWAARLQAESGFKEAQRLAHVGSWEWDRLNDRSHWSDEMFRIAGHAPQAFPVTPQSALEVVHPGDRERVRALAQRAIETGEGFVDELRIVQPDGGVRVIVSRGEAVKSSGGEVVALRGTWLDVSERKQSEEALRASEARFREVVELVPDILYRVALPGYHAQFISPAVKNLLGFKPEQWQQDPTIWVRQLHEDDRDRVLSGLQAALRDARHCTQQYRMWHSNGRTLRWFEDRKRIERDTDGKPVALFGVMNDVTSLKQAQQALERETLHDPLTGVANRRYLKQFIEREWRRETRHGHTVSIIMVDIDHFKAYNDHYGHQRGDDCLKKVTRALRANLRRPTDLLVRYGGEEFVVVLLETELEPALQLAETMRKVVEELRLPHVTSPVSESVTISAGVAAKPARNSTFRALLAAADEALYRAKDGGRNRVEANA; encoded by the coding sequence GTGAGCGACCTGACTGCGGATGAGATGAAGGCGCTCAAGCGGGAGGTCGAGGCGCTACGGGCAGAGCGCGATGCGTGCCGTAAGAGCAGCGAGCGCTACCGCGCGCTGTTCGAATCGATGATCGAGGGCTTTGGCCTGGCCGAAATCATCCTGGATGAGCAGGGCCGGCCCTACGACTATCGGTTGCTGGAGGTCAATGAGGCGTTTGGTCGACTGACCGGTTTTCCTCCGCATGTCGCCGAAGGCAAAACAGCCCGCGAACTGGTACCCGGTGTCGAACCACTCTGGATTGAGGCCTACGGTCGGGTGGCGCTGACTGGTGAGCCAGCGCGATTCGAGGCCTACGCCGAGGGGCTGGGCAAGTGGTTCGAGGTCTTCGCCTACCGCACCGCGCCGGGGCAGTTTGCTCACCTTTTTACCAATATTACCGAGCGCAAGTTGGCCGAGCAGACCCTGCGTGAGAGCGAGGCGCGTTATCGCCAGCAAGCCATCGAACTGGAGACCATCTATGGACAAGCGCCCGTCGGCCTGTGCGTGTTCGACACTGGTCTGCGTTTTCAACGAGTCAACCAGCGACTGGCCGAAATCAACGGCGTTCCAATCGAATCCCACTTGGGGAGAACCGTGCGCGAGGTTGTACCTGCGCTCGCCGAACAGGTGGAGCAAGTCGCCGGGAAAATACTTGAAACGGGCGAGCCGGTGCTGAACGTCGAAATCAGCGGGGAAACCGCCGCCCACCCCGGGGTCGAGCGATTCTGGATTGAGAACTGGCTGCCGCTCAAGGACGAGGCCGGGAATATTTGGGGGATTAATGTGCTGGCCGAGGAGATCACCGAGCGCAAGCGCCTGGAAGAGAGTCGCCGGCGTGAGACAGAATTCCGGACCTTGGCCGAGCACACCCCCGATAACGTCGTCCGGCTCGATAGGTCGCTACGCTATCTCTATGTTAATCCGGCCACGGTGGCAAGCACCGGCATCCCAAGGGAAACCTTCCTGGGCAAAACCGACCGTGAGCTGGGTATTCCGGAGGCGCTGGTGGCGGACTGGCAACCCCGTACACGCAGGGTCTTCGATACCGGCCAGGAGGAGAAAGTTGAGTTTACCTTTCTCACCCCCCAAGGCGAGCGCTACTTCGAGTCACACCTGGTACCGGAATTCGGCCGCGATGGACGAGTCGAGACAGTGCTGGCGGTGACCCGTGACCTGACTGAGCGAAAGCGTGCCGCAGAGGCCCTTGAGCGCACCGCACACAAGCTTGGCGAGCGCAACAAGGAGCTGCGCTGCCTGTACTCGGTCGCCTCCCTCACCCACCGGCGGGACCGTCCACTGGACGAAATATTACGCGGCACGGTCAATGCGCTGGTCCCTGCCTACCAATATCCGGAGATTACCTGTGCACGGATCACGGTGGAGGGTGCGAGCTATCACACCGAACCATTTGCCCAAACAGTATGGCGTCAGGCAGAAGTGATCGGAGTGGATGGCCAAAGCGTGGGAGAGTTGGAGGTGTTCTACCGGGAGGAGCGCCCACCCGCGCAGGAGGGGCCATTTCTCACCGAGGAGCGGGCGATATTGCGGGCCGTCGCCGATTTGCTCGACCGTGCCCTGCTGGAGCGGCGCGAGTGGGCCGCCCGCTTGCAGGCCGAGAGCGGATTCAAGGAGGCCCAGCGCCTGGCCCACGTCGGCAGCTGGGAGTGGGACCGATTAAACGACCGCTCCCACTGGTCGGACGAGATGTTCCGCATCGCCGGACACGCCCCGCAAGCCTTTCCCGTGACTCCCCAGTCGGCCCTTGAAGTGGTCCACCCGGGGGATCGGGAACGGGTACGGGCCTTGGCGCAGCGGGCCATCGAAACCGGCGAGGGGTTTGTGGATGAGCTCCGAATCGTGCAGCCCGACGGCGGGGTGCGCGTGATAGTAAGCCGGGGCGAGGCCGTGAAAAGCTCTGGTGGCGAGGTGGTGGCTCTGCGAGGAACCTGGTTGGATGTCAGCGAACGTAAACAGTCTGAGGAGGCGCTGCGCGCAAGCGAGGCCCGTTTTCGCGAAGTGGTCGAACTCGTCCCCGACATCCTCTATCGCGTGGCTCTCCCGGGTTATCACGCCCAATTCATCAGCCCTGCCGTTAAGAACCTCCTTGGCTTCAAACCGGAGCAGTGGCAGCAAGACCCGACGATTTGGGTCCGTCAGTTGCATGAGGATGACCGCGATCGGGTCCTCTCCGGCTTGCAGGCGGCGCTCCGCGATGCGCGGCACTGCACGCAGCAATACCGGATGTGGCATAGCAACGGCCGTACCCTGCGCTGGTTCGAAGATCGAAAGCGCATTGAGCGCGATACTGACGGTAAGCCTGTGGCCCTGTTCGGCGTCATGAACGACGTCACCAGCCTCAAGCAGGCCCAACAGGCCCTGGAACGCGAGACCCTGCATGACCCACTGACCGGTGTGGCCAATCGCCGCTACCTCAAACAGTTCATCGAGCGGGAATGGCGGCGCGAAACCCGCCACGGCCATACGGTGTCGATCATCATGGTCGATATCGACCATTTCAAAGCTTACAACGACCACTATGGGCACCAGCGGGGCGACGATTGCCTAAAGAAGGTGACTCGGGCCTTGAGGGCGAATTTGCGTCGGCCCACCGACCTGCTGGTGCGTTATGGTGGCGAAGAATTCGTAGTGGTGCTGCTGGAGACCGAATTAGAACCGGCGCTCCAGTTGGCCGAAACGATGCGAAAGGTCGTCGAGGAACTGCGCCTGCCTCATGTCACTTCCCCGGTAAGCGAATCAGTGACCATCAGCGCCGGTGTAGCGGCAAAACCAGCGAGGAACAGCACTTTTCGGGCGCTGCTCGCTGCGGCCGACGAGGCCCTCTATCGCGCCAAGGACGGGGGTCGCAACCGGGTGGAGGCGAATGCTTAG
- a CDS encoding PAS domain-containing protein translates to MNQETGGQSANPEREIQELRDELQTLRRNQARFENLFDFMLEGFGLAEILFDEQGRPHDYRLLEVNPAFGQLTGINPEEAKARTARELLPNLEPFWIETFGEVVLTGEPTQFEGYVRELDRWFDVRAYRAGPRKFIHLFNDITRRKRAEQASHERETQLTEAQRLANLGSWEWEAATDTVTWSEEMYRIAGIDSSFPAPGYFTEHPRLYTPESLKQLDSAVKAALQTGLPYELDLELVRPNGDTRWVLARGEARRDDRGTIIGLRGTVLDFTERKRTEEALWRRERQLRLITDNLPVLIAYVDAEERYRFANRTYERWLNTSTARIVGSKMEDILGRAAYDAIKPYFDRALGGEMVRFNALIPYAGGSREVESVLVPETGPQGQVQGVFGLIQDLSEMEEYKRSMRYLRESEERYRRQATELETIYWNAPIGLIVFDCELHFQRINDRMAAINGVPAEAHIGKTPREVVPELAGVADKLAQRILSTGQPVLNFEIKGETPAHPGVERFWIEHWLPLKDEAGKVWGINVVVEEITDRKRNEEALRRANAELQQFAYVASHDLRAPLRAVSNLSSWLEEDLSSQLSGESRQQLQLLRERVALMDALITGLLAYARAGGQTRHIETVDCGQLVRDVIKTLDVPEGLHIRIAGKMPRLITDRTKLQQVFANLIGNAIKYHDRPAGHVWISTAETGEWQEFTIADDGPGIPPEYHERIFEVFQRGPGTETHEGTGIGLAVTKKLVEGVGGHLSVESAPHQGATFRFTWPKVMEAEIAQSALIGDAGIGGFAPPRQPVLRK, encoded by the coding sequence GTGAACCAGGAAACCGGCGGCCAATCAGCGAATCCGGAGCGAGAGATTCAGGAATTGCGTGATGAACTGCAGACCTTGCGGAGGAATCAGGCACGCTTTGAAAACCTGTTCGATTTTATGCTGGAAGGCTTCGGCCTGGCCGAAATCCTTTTCGACGAGCAAGGGCGGCCCCATGATTATCGTCTGCTGGAGGTCAACCCCGCCTTCGGGCAGCTGACTGGAATTAATCCGGAAGAGGCCAAAGCCCGAACGGCGCGGGAACTGCTACCGAATCTTGAGCCGTTCTGGATAGAGACCTTCGGTGAGGTGGTACTGACGGGCGAGCCGACTCAGTTCGAAGGTTATGTCCGAGAACTGGATCGCTGGTTCGATGTGCGCGCCTACCGTGCCGGCCCACGCAAGTTCATCCATCTGTTCAATGACATCACCCGGCGAAAGCGAGCGGAACAGGCCTCCCACGAGCGAGAAACACAACTCACCGAAGCCCAGCGCCTGGCCAACCTCGGCAGTTGGGAGTGGGAAGCTGCGACCGATACCGTAACCTGGTCCGAAGAGATGTACCGTATTGCCGGTATAGATTCTTCCTTTCCGGCACCCGGCTACTTCACCGAGCACCCACGCCTCTACACACCCGAGAGCTTGAAACAGCTCGACTCCGCCGTGAAGGCGGCTCTGCAAACCGGCCTCCCGTATGAACTCGACCTGGAATTGGTACGGCCGAATGGTGATACCCGATGGGTCCTGGCCCGGGGTGAGGCAAGGCGCGACGACAGGGGCACCATCATTGGGCTGCGCGGGACCGTACTGGATTTCACCGAGCGTAAGCGAACAGAGGAGGCCCTGTGGCGCAGAGAGAGGCAACTGCGCCTGATTACCGACAACCTGCCGGTACTGATTGCCTATGTCGACGCCGAGGAGCGCTACCGGTTCGCCAACCGGACGTATGAGCGATGGCTGAACACTTCTACGGCACGCATCGTTGGCAGCAAAATGGAGGACATCCTGGGTCGAGCCGCGTATGACGCTATCAAACCCTATTTCGATCGCGCCCTTGGCGGTGAGATGGTTCGGTTTAACGCTTTGATACCTTACGCTGGCGGGTCGCGCGAGGTGGAATCGGTCCTTGTCCCGGAAACCGGTCCGCAGGGGCAGGTCCAAGGTGTTTTCGGCCTGATTCAGGATCTCAGTGAGATGGAGGAGTATAAGCGCAGTATGCGATACCTGCGCGAGAGCGAAGAGCGCTACCGACGGCAGGCCACCGAACTGGAAACCATCTACTGGAACGCCCCAATCGGCCTGATCGTCTTCGACTGCGAACTGCATTTTCAGCGAATCAACGATCGAATGGCCGCGATCAACGGTGTGCCGGCCGAAGCGCACATCGGCAAGACACCCCGGGAGGTGGTGCCCGAGCTTGCCGGGGTGGCCGACAAGTTGGCCCAGCGAATCTTGTCCACGGGGCAGCCGGTACTGAACTTCGAGATCAAGGGCGAAACGCCCGCCCACCCTGGCGTCGAGCGCTTCTGGATTGAACACTGGCTGCCGCTCAAGGATGAGGCGGGGAAGGTCTGGGGCATCAATGTGGTGGTGGAGGAGATCACCGATCGCAAACGCAATGAGGAAGCGCTTCGGCGGGCCAATGCAGAGTTGCAACAGTTTGCCTACGTCGCATCTCACGATCTGCGTGCACCACTGCGAGCGGTATCCAACCTGTCGAGCTGGCTTGAAGAGGACCTATCCTCCCAGCTCTCTGGTGAGAGCCGGCAGCAGTTGCAACTGCTACGTGAACGGGTGGCTCTCATGGACGCCCTGATCACCGGACTGCTCGCCTACGCCCGCGCGGGCGGGCAGACCCGCCACATCGAAACGGTCGATTGCGGGCAGTTGGTACGGGATGTAATCAAGACGCTGGACGTTCCCGAAGGCCTTCACATCCGAATTGCCGGGAAGATGCCTCGGCTGATCACCGACCGCACCAAGCTGCAGCAGGTGTTTGCCAACCTGATAGGAAATGCCATCAAGTACCACGACCGCCCCGCAGGTCATGTCTGGATATCGACCGCCGAGACGGGTGAATGGCAGGAGTTTACAATCGCCGACGATGGGCCCGGCATTCCCCCCGAATATCACGAACGGATCTTTGAAGTTTTTCAGCGCGGGCCGGGGACCGAAACACATGAAGGGACGGGCATCGGCTTGGCGGTGACGAAAAAGCTTGTGGAGGGAGTGGGAGGACACCTTAGCGTGGAATCGGCACCACACCAGGGGGCAACGTTCCGTTTTACCTGGCCTAAGGTCATGGAGGCGGAAATCGCCCAAAGTGCCCTAATTGGGGACGCAGGAATTGGCGGTTTTGCACCTCCTCGCCAACCCGTGCTCCGAAAATAG
- a CDS encoding sensor histidine kinase — MSERPSRMEEVRQIQQDFRTLSEHSTDIISRFDRAMRYLYVNPVIERYSGWPREAFIGKSNAELGMPRALVTLWNERIQSVFASGRTETFEFSFPAPQGECHFEARLVPEFGEDGRVATVLGVAHDITDRTRFEETLRRTAHDLDERVKEVSCLYTVASLTQQRSRALAEVLQGTAEALAAAYQYPEITCARITVDGHTEWSEPFEQTPWRQAVTFGANNRPSGVIEVFYREERPPAQEGPFLAEERAILNAVAELLSRSLQERQEWAAREKAEAVLVRKTKELERLNAELEEFAYVVSHDLKAPLRAVANLAYVIDEDVAEGLDEENRLRLRLLRKRVMGMDTLIDRLLGYARLDRSTQEREAVALGPLLDDLLARLTIPPGFRIELQEPLPTIFANPLHLRQVFQNLITNAIDHHDSSKGSVWIRAHDDGKHWRVEVVDDGPGIPAWAKERIFRMFSSGGKPGHTGIGLAVARKIVLSHGGQIEVADNSPRGTIFRTFWPK, encoded by the coding sequence ATGTCGGAGCGACCGTCGCGTATGGAGGAAGTTCGCCAGATCCAACAGGACTTCCGCACCCTGTCTGAGCACTCAACCGATATCATCTCCCGCTTCGATCGGGCCATGCGTTACCTGTACGTCAATCCAGTGATCGAGCGCTACAGCGGGTGGCCACGGGAGGCCTTCATCGGCAAAAGTAATGCCGAATTGGGTATGCCGAGGGCACTGGTGACGCTGTGGAACGAGCGGATCCAGAGTGTATTCGCTTCCGGTCGTACAGAGACGTTTGAGTTCAGCTTCCCGGCCCCCCAGGGGGAGTGCCACTTCGAGGCGCGCCTGGTGCCGGAGTTCGGAGAGGACGGCCGGGTGGCCACCGTTCTTGGCGTCGCGCACGACATCACCGATCGCACCCGGTTCGAGGAGACATTGCGCCGAACCGCCCACGACCTTGACGAACGTGTCAAGGAGGTGAGCTGCCTGTACACGGTCGCCTCGCTCACGCAACAGCGCTCCCGTGCCCTGGCAGAGGTACTGCAAGGCACCGCGGAGGCGTTGGCCGCCGCCTACCAGTACCCGGAGATCACCTGCGCCCGGATAACTGTTGACGGGCACACGGAATGGTCCGAGCCGTTCGAACAAACCCCTTGGCGACAGGCGGTGACGTTTGGGGCGAACAACCGGCCCTCCGGTGTCATCGAGGTGTTCTATCGAGAGGAACGCCCGCCGGCCCAGGAGGGGCCATTCCTCGCCGAAGAGCGGGCTATACTCAACGCCGTTGCCGAACTACTCAGCCGCAGCCTGCAGGAACGGCAGGAGTGGGCCGCCCGTGAGAAAGCCGAAGCGGTGCTGGTACGTAAAACCAAGGAGCTAGAGCGCCTGAACGCGGAGTTGGAGGAGTTCGCCTACGTGGTCTCCCATGACCTGAAAGCGCCTTTACGGGCCGTGGCCAACCTCGCCTATGTTATCGACGAGGATGTGGCAGAGGGACTCGATGAGGAGAACCGGCTGCGGCTGCGGCTTCTGCGCAAGCGAGTTATGGGGATGGACACGCTCATCGATAGGCTGCTCGGCTACGCCCGTCTGGACCGTTCAACGCAAGAGCGCGAAGCCGTTGCGCTTGGCCCCCTGCTGGACGACTTGCTCGCCCGCCTGACCATTCCACCTGGCTTTCGGATCGAGTTGCAAGAACCGTTACCGACTATTTTCGCCAACCCACTGCACCTGCGTCAGGTCTTCCAGAACCTCATCACCAATGCGATCGATCACCACGACAGCTCCAAAGGGTCGGTTTGGATCCGAGCACATGATGACGGGAAGCACTGGCGCGTGGAGGTAGTAGATGATGGCCCCGGTATTCCAGCGTGGGCGAAGGAGAGGATCTTTCGCATGTTCAGTAGCGGTGGCAAGCCGGGCCACACCGGTATCGGCCTGGCGGTGGCACGTAAAATCGTCCTAAGTCACGGCGGACAGATCGAAGTGGCCGATAATAGCCCACGGGGAACGATTTTTCGGACCTTCTGGCCGAAATGA